In Ruminococcaceae bacterium BL-6, a genomic segment contains:
- a CDS encoding membrane protein of unknown function (Evidence 5 : Unknown function) has protein sequence MAGFPFFGNYNKPGPGVSKDEPQRAAFFRFFHLYFRKFMNLIQLNLLFLVPAAVVGFLIYLFSRLTAQPFLVNLPVILLSPFWAGMTFVTRNYAREEHAFLFSDFKDAVLANWKQFSVNGVVCYAAFSLISFCLSFYYSMSHKNVLFTVAFGISVAIMMVFLFSQYYVPLMIVTFDLKLKQLYKNALIFAIVGLWRNILLTVIFAVLVFLHYFLYLLASPLTLLINGLFLALFTFSFVSFLINFAIYPLIEKMMIRPYQEKTADQSEPKEGTHPGSGDSADGDGDGTVFKDR, from the coding sequence TTGGCAGGTTTTCCTTTTTTTGGAAATTACAACAAGCCGGGGCCGGGTGTGAGTAAGGATGAACCGCAGAGGGCAGCCTTTTTTCGGTTTTTCCATCTCTATTTCCGGAAATTCATGAATCTGATTCAGCTGAACCTGCTGTTTCTGGTTCCGGCGGCCGTCGTCGGTTTCCTGATTTATCTGTTCAGCCGCCTGACCGCGCAGCCGTTTCTCGTCAATCTTCCCGTTATCCTTCTTTCCCCGTTCTGGGCCGGAATGACGTTTGTGACCAGGAATTACGCCAGGGAAGAGCACGCTTTTCTGTTCTCGGATTTCAAAGACGCCGTCCTTGCGAACTGGAAGCAGTTTTCCGTAAACGGGGTGGTCTGCTATGCGGCGTTCAGCCTCATCTCGTTTTGCCTGAGTTTTTATTATTCCATGTCCCATAAAAATGTTCTTTTCACGGTTGCGTTCGGTATCAGCGTGGCAATCATGATGGTATTCCTGTTTTCTCAGTATTATGTGCCGCTGATGATCGTCACATTTGATCTGAAGCTGAAGCAGCTTTATAAAAACGCCCTGATCTTTGCGATCGTGGGGCTGTGGCGCAACATTCTGCTCACCGTGATCTTTGCCGTTCTTGTCTTTCTGCATTATTTTCTCTATCTTCTGGCTTCGCCGCTGACGCTTCTCATCAACGGATTATTCTTGGCGCTTTTTACTTTTTCCTTTGTTTCCTTCCTGATCAATTTTGCGATTTATCCGCTGATTGAAAAAATGATGATTCGGCCTTATCAGGAAAAAACAGCGGATCAGTCCGAACCCAAGGAAGGGACGCATCCGGGATCCGGAGACTCCGCAGACGGCGACGGCGACGGAACGGTCTTCAAAGACCGCTGA